CGACGAGGCGGAGGAGGCCTGATGCCCGCCGACCTTGGTCCCGTCGGGGTTCGGGCGCAGGTGGTTGGCGTGGTGAACCATCCAGGTCGCCAGCCACAGCACCCGGCGCTGGATGCGCTCGAGGATCTGGAGAGTCTGGTCCTGCACGGAGAAGCTAGTTGACCTTGATCGTGACGATGGCGGACATGCCGGCGCGGAGGGGCGGGGGATTGCCCACTTCCTTGCCGTCGAGGCGGATCTTCACGGGCACGCGCTGCACCACCTTCACCCAGTTGCCGGTGGCATTCTCGGGAGGCAGGAGCGAGAACCGCGAGCCCGTCCCGGCGCTGATCGAGTCGACCACGCCCTTGAGGTGCTTGCCCGAGAAGGTATCGACCTCGACCCAGGCGGTCTGACCGGGGCGCACGCGGGCGAGCTGCGTCTCCTTGAAGTTCGCCACCACCCAGACCGCGTGCAGCGGCACCAGCGCCATGAGGGGCTGGCCCATCTGCACCACCTGGCCCAGCTCCACCGTCTTCTTCGCCACCACGCCGTCGATGGGCGCGCGCACCTCGGTGTAGCCGAGCTGCAGCTCGGCCAGGGCCAGATCGGCCTGCGCCTCGCGCAGCCGCGCCTCGGCGCGCACGACCTCGGCCTCCTTCAGCGGGACGGTGTGGCGCTGGCTCTCCGCCCGGGCCAGCGTGGCCTTCGCCTCGAGCGCGCGCTCGCGGGCCTGGGTCACCGCCAGCTTGCGCGAGGCCAGCTCCGCCTCGGCCTGCGTCACCTCGCTCTCGGCCTGCGTGAGACGGCGGCGGGTTGCCTCCAGGTTGGAGGATGACGTCGATGCCGCGGCCTCGGCCTGGTCCACGTCGCGCTCGGCCACGTAGCCGCCCCTGGCGAGCTGCCGCACCCGCTCCTGCTCTCTGGACGTCTGGCGCGCGGTGCTCATCGCCCCCTGCACCTCGGCGGTCATCGCTGCGACCGCGGCGCGGCGCGACTCGACGCGGGCCACCACCTCGGCCACCGCCGATTCCGCTGCGCGCTCCGCCACACGGGCCGCTTCGAGCTGGGCGCGCGCCTCGTCGCCCTGCGCCCGCGTCAGCTCGCGCGCAAGGGGCACCTCCGTGCTGACCGACTTGAGCGCGGCTTCCGCCACCGCGGCGGCCGCCGCCGCCTGATCGCGCTTGGCCTGATAGTCGCGGGGATCCACGCGCAGGAGGAGGGCTCCCGCCTTGACGGTCTGGTTGTCGTCGACCATGAGCTCGGCTACATGGCCACTCACCTTCGCGCTGACCTGCGCGATGGTCCCCTCGACGTAGGCGTCGTCTGTCCAAATATACGAACGGGAGTACACCCAGGCGTAAACGCCGTAGCCGAGGGCCCCCAGGACCGCCAGCCCCGCCAACCCCAGAAAGAGCTTACGCGTCATCGCGTCTGGACGTTCGAGTCGAGCCCCCGGGGATGCGCGGCCCCCGAGGCTCGACAACGGCAACGATATTACGCCGGATTGCCCCACGGTGGAACTCGAATCATCGGTCACGACTATCCGCGCGCGGCGTTCACGCGAGCATCCGGATCTCGTGACGCGAGAGCGGGACCTCGAGGCCCGCGGCGCGGATGCGCTCCAGGATCGTGCGATTGAGGTCGCCCGACGCGGCCACCTCGTGGTCCACCGCGACCCAGGGTTTCACGGCCAGCGTCACGCGGGCGTCGGTGAGCCCCGCGACCGCGATCACCGGCGCGGGCTCGCGCAGCGTGCGCGGATCGGCCTCCACCGCGGCCCGGGCGGCGCTCAGCGCCCGCTCGATGTCGGCGGCGAACGCGACGTCGACGCGGAGGTCGAGCTGCCGGATATGGCCGTAGTTGTGCAAGATCTCACCCACGATCTTCCGGTTCGGGATCACCACGCGGGATCGGTCGAAGTGCAGCAACGTCGTGGAGAAGAGCTCGATAATGCTGACCTGACCGTGGACGCCGACGACCTCCACGAACTCGCCCACGCGAAAGGGCTTGGTGAAGATGATGGTGAGCCCCGCCACCACGTTCGAGAGAACGCCCTGCAGCGCGATCCCGATACCCAGGCCGGCCACCCCGATGCCCGCGACGAGCGGGGCGATCTGGAAGCCGAACTTGTCGAGCGCCACGACGAGGGCGAAGACCATCACCACGATGCGGACCCCCCGCACCATGAGGCGGCGCGCGGACGGCTCGAGGGCCCGCTTCTGCAACCAGCCGTCGGTGACATTGCCCACCCAGCGGGCCACGAGGAGGCCCACGCCCAGGATGACGAGCGCCCCGACCACCTGGAACCCGTAGCGAATCGCCAGGTCCATCGTCAGGTCCTTCGCGGAGAAGTAGTTCATGCGCCCTCCTCAAATGGAAACGCGGAGGGCCCCGTAGGGCCGCTCCGCGTCTCGGGTCGAAACCGTCCCGGTCCGGATCAGGCGTGCTTGCGCAGCTCGAGCCGGCCGATCTGCCGGCGATGCACCTCGTCGGGGCCGTCGGCGAAGCGCAGGGTGCGCGAGTGCGCCCACCATGAGGCCAGCGGGAACTCCTGGCTCACGCCGCCGCCGCCGTGGAGCTGCATAGCCCAGTCCACCACGCGCAGGGTCATGTTGGGCACCGCCACCTTGATGCCGGCGATGGCCTGCTTGGCCGCCTTGTTGCCCACGGTGTCCATCATGTAGGCCGCGTGCAGGACGTAGAGGCGGGCCTGGTCGATCTCGATGCGCGCCTGGGCGATGCGCTCCGTGGTGATGTCGTTGTCCGCGAGCTTCCTGCCGAAAGCCACGCGGTTGAGCGCCCGCCTGCACATGAACTCGAGCGCCCGCTCCGCCACCCCGATCTGCCGCATGCAGTGGTGGATGCGGCCGGGGCCGAGGCGTCCCTGGGCGATCTCGAAGCCGCGGCCCTCGCCGAGCAGGAGGTTCCCGGCAGGGACCCTCACGTTCTCGAACAGCACTTCCCCGTGCCCGTGGGGCGCGTCGTCGTAGCCGAATACGTGGAGCATCCGCACGACCTTGATACCGGGCGCCTCGCGCGGCACCACGATCATCGACTGCTGCTTGTAGCGGTCGGGATTCTTCGCGTCCGTCTTGCCCATGAAGATGAGGACCTTGCACCGCCTGTCGCCGATGCCGGAGGTCCACCACTTGTGGCCGTTGATCACATAGGAGTCGCCGTCGCGCACGATAGAAGACTCGATGTTGGTCGCGTCCGACGACGCGACCCTGGGCTCGGTCATGGCGAAGGCCGAGCGGATCTTCCCCTCGAGCAGGGGCTCCAG
The Candidatus Methylomirabilota bacterium genome window above contains:
- a CDS encoding mechanosensitive ion channel family protein, whose amino-acid sequence is MNYFSAKDLTMDLAIRYGFQVVGALVILGVGLLVARWVGNVTDGWLQKRALEPSARRLMVRGVRIVVMVFALVVALDKFGFQIAPLVAGIGVAGLGIGIALQGVLSNVVAGLTIIFTKPFRVGEFVEVVGVHGQVSIIELFSTTLLHFDRSRVVIPNRKIVGEILHNYGHIRQLDLRVDVAFAADIERALSAARAAVEADPRTLREPAPVIAVAGLTDARVTLAVKPWVAVDHEVAASGDLNRTILERIRAAGLEVPLSRHEIRMLA
- a CDS encoding acyl-CoA dehydrogenase family protein; its protein translation is MEFEYSKKTKMYMEQLTDFMGKHIYPNEKAFKDQLDGSSDRWTVPPIMEELKAKAKERGLWNLFLPESERGAGLTNLEYAPLCEIMGRSPIAPEVFNCSAPDTGNMEVFERYASPELKKQYLEPLLEGKIRSAFAMTEPRVASSDATNIESSIVRDGDSYVINGHKWWTSGIGDRRCKVLIFMGKTDAKNPDRYKQQSMIVVPREAPGIKVVRMLHVFGYDDAPHGHGEVLFENVRVPAGNLLLGEGRGFEIAQGRLGPGRIHHCMRQIGVAERALEFMCRRALNRVAFGRKLADNDITTERIAQARIEIDQARLYVLHAAYMMDTVGNKAAKQAIAGIKVAVPNMTLRVVDWAMQLHGGGGVSQEFPLASWWAHSRTLRFADGPDEVHRRQIGRLELRKHA
- a CDS encoding HlyD family secretion protein, whose protein sequence is MTRKLFLGLAGLAVLGALGYGVYAWVYSRSYIWTDDAYVEGTIAQVSAKVSGHVAELMVDDNQTVKAGALLLRVDPRDYQAKRDQAAAAAAVAEAALKSVSTEVPLARELTRAQGDEARAQLEAARVAERAAESAVAEVVARVESRRAAVAAMTAEVQGAMSTARQTSREQERVRQLARGGYVAERDVDQAEAAASTSSSNLEATRRRLTQAESEVTQAEAELASRKLAVTQARERALEAKATLARAESQRHTVPLKEAEVVRAEARLREAQADLALAELQLGYTEVRAPIDGVVAKKTVELGQVVQMGQPLMALVPLHAVWVVANFKETQLARVRPGQTAWVEVDTFSGKHLKGVVDSISAGTGSRFSLLPPENATGNWVKVVQRVPVKIRLDGKEVGNPPPLRAGMSAIVTIKVN